One Candidatus Zixiibacteriota bacterium genomic window carries:
- a CDS encoding zinc-dependent alcohol dehydrogenase family protein, with amino-acid sequence MKAMVLRQPHEPLVLTDLPDPKPGPGRILLKVHACGVCRTDLHVFDADLTEPVLPLIMGHQIVGSVLAVGEGVSGVEPGDRLGVPWLGGSCGHCDYCRSGRENLCPTARYTGYQINGGFAEKTVADARFCFPIPPGYPDLQAAPLLCAGLIGYRSLRMTGSARRLGLYGFGAAAHIVIQVARHQGRRVYAFARRGDTASQDFARSLGADWAGPSDELPPEPLDAAIIFAPVGALVPLALQAVAPGGVVVCAGIHMTDIPSFPYRWLWGERVVRSVANLTRRDGEEFLELAPRVPIRTEVHPYPLNRANEALSDLREGNFTGAAVVVVDEDASG; translated from the coding sequence ATGAAGGCGATGGTTTTGAGACAACCGCACGAGCCCCTTGTTTTGACCGATCTTCCCGACCCGAAACCGGGTCCGGGGAGAATCCTGCTGAAAGTGCATGCGTGCGGCGTCTGTCGGACCGACCTGCACGTATTCGACGCCGATTTGACCGAGCCGGTCCTTCCGCTGATAATGGGGCATCAGATTGTGGGATCGGTACTTGCCGTGGGCGAGGGCGTTTCGGGCGTTGAGCCCGGCGACCGCCTCGGCGTCCCCTGGCTGGGCGGGAGTTGCGGGCATTGCGACTACTGCCGCAGCGGTCGGGAAAATCTCTGTCCCACAGCCCGTTACACCGGGTACCAAATCAACGGCGGCTTCGCGGAAAAGACCGTTGCCGATGCCCGCTTCTGTTTTCCCATCCCCCCCGGCTATCCTGACCTCCAGGCGGCTCCCCTGCTGTGCGCCGGCCTGATCGGGTACCGCTCTTTGCGCATGACCGGCTCTGCCCGGCGGCTCGGTCTGTACGGGTTCGGGGCGGCCGCGCACATCGTTATCCAGGTCGCCCGGCATCAGGGCCGGCGCGTGTATGCGTTCGCTCGCCGCGGGGACACCGCAAGCCAGGATTTTGCCCGCTCGCTCGGGGCCGATTGGGCGGGGCCGTCGGACGAACTCCCTCCGGAACCCCTTGACGCGGCGATTATCTTCGCTCCCGTCGGCGCGCTTGTGCCGCTGGCCCTGCAGGCAGTCGCCCCCGGCGGCGTAGTCGTGTGCGCCGGTATCCACATGACCGACATCCCCTCGTTCCCCTACCGCTGGCTGTGGGGGGAGCGGGTCGTGCGCTCGGTTGCCAATCTCACCCGCCGCGACGGCGAGGAGTTTCTGGAGCTGGCCCCGCGCGTGCCGATCCGGACCGAGGTGCATCCGTACCCGCTCAACCGGGCCAACGAGGCCCTCAGCGACCTGCGCGAGGGGAACTTCACCGGCGCGGCGGTCGTCGTCGTGGATGAAGACGCCTCGGGGTGA
- a CDS encoding radical SAM protein, with amino-acid sequence MPTLSRYNHFQPWQDGYYIAYNALSGAVALMTEENYAVYRRLVGKLNGAATPDLSEEEAGLLKQLEYGAFVRSDGVDERALLRFNHNIARYDRTTLGFVIAPTMACNMACVYCFENKTARKMSPEVMAAIVSYVEKRARSISGLQIDWYGGEPLLALDVIESLTASFVEMGEKHQFEYSSSMISNGYLLTAETVDRLVALKIRHVQITLDGPARIHNVKRPLKNKKESFYRILENLKYASTKLSVGIRVNVDKSFTIDMIEELLAELTAAGLRERAGVYFGMVEPSSQVCANIAESCYETADFSAIEVDYYRLLLARGFRIDKLPSPVAVFCMAQSTNAHLVDPDGNLYRCWNHAGDAPKAYGTITDEINYLHPNFQRLFSADPFDHALCVECELLPICMGGCPARRADRQLAGTQMCEAWKHNLQPMLEIIARSKQQEMARRQQQEAEAQAAEKESTT; translated from the coding sequence ATGCCGACACTCTCGCGCTATAATCACTTCCAACCGTGGCAGGATGGCTACTACATCGCCTACAACGCCCTGTCCGGAGCTGTGGCGCTGATGACCGAGGAGAACTACGCCGTCTACCGCCGGCTCGTCGGGAAGCTCAACGGCGCGGCGACCCCCGACCTGAGCGAGGAGGAGGCCGGTCTGCTCAAGCAGCTGGAGTACGGCGCGTTTGTCCGCTCCGACGGAGTCGACGAACGGGCGCTCCTGCGGTTCAATCACAACATTGCCCGCTACGACCGGACCACGCTCGGGTTCGTCATCGCCCCGACCATGGCCTGCAACATGGCGTGCGTGTACTGCTTCGAGAACAAGACCGCCCGGAAAATGTCCCCCGAGGTGATGGCGGCGATCGTCAGCTACGTCGAAAAGCGGGCCCGCTCGATCAGCGGTCTCCAGATCGACTGGTACGGCGGCGAGCCGCTGCTGGCTCTCGATGTGATTGAGAGCCTCACCGCGTCGTTTGTGGAAATGGGCGAGAAGCACCAATTCGAGTACAGCTCGTCCATGATCAGCAACGGCTACCTGTTGACGGCGGAGACGGTCGACCGGCTCGTGGCCTTGAAGATCCGCCACGTGCAGATCACGCTTGACGGCCCTGCCCGGATTCACAACGTCAAGCGCCCGCTGAAGAACAAGAAGGAAAGTTTCTACCGGATTCTCGAGAACCTGAAATACGCCTCCACCAAACTGAGCGTCGGCATCCGGGTGAATGTCGACAAGTCCTTCACGATCGACATGATCGAAGAGCTCCTCGCGGAGCTGACGGCGGCCGGTCTCCGGGAGCGGGCCGGCGTCTACTTCGGCATGGTCGAGCCGTCCTCGCAGGTCTGCGCGAATATCGCCGAATCATGCTACGAGACGGCCGATTTCTCGGCGATCGAGGTGGACTACTACCGGTTGCTGCTCGCCCGGGGGTTCCGGATCGACAAGCTGCCGTCGCCGGTGGCGGTGTTCTGCATGGCCCAGTCGACGAACGCGCACCTGGTCGATCCCGACGGGAATCTGTACCGGTGCTGGAACCACGCCGGCGATGCCCCCAAGGCGTACGGCACGATTACCGACGAGATCAATTATCTGCATCCCAATTTCCAGCGTCTGTTTTCCGCAGATCCGTTTGACCACGCCCTGTGTGTGGAATGCGAACTGCTCCCGATCTGCATGGGCGGGTGTCCGGCCCGGCGGGCCGACCGCCAGCTCGCGGGCACGCAGATGTGCGAGGCCTGGAAACACAACCTGCAGCCGATGCTCGAGATTATCGCCCGCTCCAAGCAGCAGGAGATGGCGCGCCGGCAGCAGCAAGAAGCGGAAGCGCAAGCGGCCGAGAAGGAGTCGACAACATGA
- a CDS encoding radical SAM protein, with the protein MSDFHFFPEQVVWEITFACNMRCIHCGTSAGVPRSDELTTDEALRLIDELTGLGARGITLSGGEPLLRKDWPVLGKRIVANGAGAYLITNGFAVDEQAVDLFQEVGLRNVGVSFDGSKEVHNYIRQRKTSYDKALHAMRLMAERKMRFEAVSQISKVNLKDMDSIHKDLVSIGCPEWRIQMTTVTGRMEKEMVMGLAEYEQLIDKILEFKKDTRMMVDVGENIGYYGCKGTQLLDGMPYLGCYAGVRVAGICSNGDVKGCLSQQPEFVEGNIRERSFTEIWNDPTKFLYNREFTKATATGACHDCRYLPLCRGGCTTTSVSASGERANNPFCIWQVEQKRGVQPIENDLIVELLSRFQEPQPAEKK; encoded by the coding sequence ATGAGCGATTTTCATTTTTTCCCCGAACAGGTGGTCTGGGAGATCACGTTCGCCTGCAACATGCGCTGCATCCACTGCGGCACCTCGGCGGGTGTCCCGCGCAGCGACGAGCTGACGACCGATGAGGCCCTGCGGCTGATCGACGAACTGACCGGCCTCGGGGCGCGCGGCATCACCCTCTCCGGCGGCGAACCGCTTCTGCGCAAAGACTGGCCGGTGCTCGGCAAGCGTATCGTCGCCAACGGCGCGGGCGCCTACCTCATCACCAACGGTTTCGCCGTCGACGAACAGGCCGTCGATCTGTTCCAAGAGGTCGGCCTGCGCAACGTCGGCGTGTCGTTCGACGGCTCCAAAGAGGTGCACAACTACATCCGCCAGCGCAAAACCAGCTACGACAAAGCGCTCCACGCCATGCGCCTCATGGCCGAAAGAAAGATGCGCTTCGAGGCCGTCAGCCAGATCTCCAAGGTCAATTTGAAGGACATGGACAGCATCCACAAGGACCTCGTCTCCATCGGATGCCCCGAGTGGCGTATTCAGATGACCACCGTCACCGGCCGCATGGAGAAAGAGATGGTCATGGGCCTGGCCGAGTACGAGCAGTTGATCGACAAGATTCTCGAGTTCAAGAAAGACACCCGCATGATGGTCGACGTCGGCGAGAACATCGGCTACTACGGCTGCAAGGGGACGCAGCTCCTCGACGGCATGCCCTACCTGGGCTGCTACGCGGGCGTCCGGGTGGCCGGCATCTGCTCCAACGGCGACGTCAAGGGCTGCCTGTCGCAGCAGCCGGAGTTTGTCGAAGGCAACATCCGTGAGCGCTCCTTCACCGAGATCTGGAACGACCCGACCAAGTTTCTCTACAACCGGGAGTTCACGAAGGCGACCGCGACCGGCGCCTGTCACGACTGCCGCTACCTACCGCTGTGCCGCGGCGGCTGTACGACCACCTCGGTGTCGGCCTCCGGCGAGCGGGCCAACAACCCGTTCTGCATCTGGCAGGTCGAGCAGAAACGCGGCGTCCAGCCGATCGAGAACGACCTGATCGTGGAGTTGCTCTCCCGGTTCCAGGAGCCGCAGCCGGCTGAGAAGAAGTAA
- a CDS encoding ABC transporter ATP-binding protein, translating into MIPDPRTRRRLWSWLRPYWRLEALMFVIMLVMTALALMLPQAIRYMIDDLIPSLRADTDGSVDMAPAVWFGLALIGLYLSSFVFSIGRDYLAGKVGASIIADLRAALFDHLAQVPLRFYQTNNVGEIMSRLLADVQRVQSLLTTTLLMFLTNILMLLGILVTLFVFNWIWAALALIPVPIIVWLSHRYGISLHAINYRLQESIAQLSGRLQEVFSTIRTVRAFAQERREKTRVVGVLSAMTGLYIRNSVMTSLAVNLVQLVASLVPVIVLSWGAYLVAAGSFPLGALFMFYIYLGYLYSPIQELSQVNVEVQSAMASVYRIFEYFDLPQAVAEDPQPVRLAEVRGRLAFEDVDFHYGGDNGFAIRALSLTIEPGEKVAIVGPSGAGKTTLINLLLRFYDPEGGRILLDRVDLRRLALKELRSHMGLVDQDPVLFKASLRDNIAYGRAEASMDRVIEAARVANIHDFIEKLPLGYETEVGERGVTLSGGERQRVCLARAILLNPPIMLLDEATSALDTRSEELIQQALEKALQGKTSIIIAHRLATVRHADRIIVLDNGRIVGEGTHEALLESSPLYGELARKQLLT; encoded by the coding sequence ATGATCCCCGATCCCCGCACCCGCCGGCGTCTCTGGTCCTGGCTTCGCCCGTACTGGCGGCTCGAGGCCCTCATGTTCGTCATCATGCTGGTGATGACGGCGCTCGCGCTGATGCTGCCGCAGGCGATCCGATACATGATCGACGACCTGATACCGTCGCTCCGGGCGGATACGGACGGGTCGGTGGACATGGCCCCGGCGGTCTGGTTCGGCCTCGCGCTCATCGGGCTGTACCTCAGCAGCTTCGTCTTCTCCATCGGGCGCGACTACCTGGCCGGCAAAGTGGGGGCCTCGATCATCGCCGACCTGCGCGCCGCGCTCTTCGACCACCTCGCCCAGGTGCCGCTCCGCTTCTACCAGACGAACAACGTCGGGGAGATCATGTCGCGGCTTTTGGCCGACGTCCAGCGGGTGCAGAGCCTGCTGACGACGACGCTGCTGATGTTTCTGACCAACATTCTCATGCTCCTCGGCATCCTCGTCACCCTCTTCGTCTTCAACTGGATCTGGGCGGCGCTGGCGCTCATCCCGGTGCCGATCATCGTCTGGCTGTCCCACCGCTACGGGATTTCGCTCCACGCCATCAACTACCGGCTGCAGGAGTCGATCGCCCAGCTGTCCGGCCGCCTTCAGGAGGTGTTTTCGACGATCCGCACGGTCCGGGCCTTCGCCCAGGAACGGCGCGAGAAGACCCGGGTGGTGGGCGTGCTGTCGGCCATGACCGGCCTCTACATCAGGAACAGCGTCATGACGTCGCTGGCGGTGAACCTCGTCCAGCTCGTGGCCTCGCTCGTCCCGGTGATCGTGCTCTCCTGGGGGGCATACCTGGTGGCCGCCGGATCCTTCCCGCTGGGGGCGCTCTTCATGTTCTACATCTACCTCGGCTACCTCTACTCGCCCATCCAGGAGCTGTCCCAGGTGAATGTCGAGGTGCAGTCGGCGATGGCTTCCGTGTACCGGATTTTCGAGTACTTCGATCTCCCGCAGGCGGTGGCCGAGGATCCCCAGCCGGTCCGTCTCGCCGAGGTGCGCGGCCGGCTGGCGTTCGAGGACGTCGATTTCCACTACGGCGGCGACAACGGTTTCGCCATCCGCGCGCTCTCGCTTACGATCGAGCCGGGCGAGAAGGTGGCGATCGTCGGACCCTCGGGGGCGGGGAAGACCACCCTCATCAATCTGCTCCTGCGCTTTTACGATCCCGAGGGCGGGCGCATCCTGCTCGACAGGGTCGACCTGCGCCGCCTCGCGCTCAAAGAGCTCCGCTCCCACATGGGCCTGGTCGACCAGGACCCGGTGCTGTTCAAAGCGAGCCTGCGCGACAACATCGCGTACGGGCGGGCGGAGGCGTCGATGGACCGGGTCATCGAGGCCGCCCGGGTGGCCAACATTCACGACTTCATCGAAAAACTCCCGCTCGGGTACGAGACGGAAGTCGGGGAGCGGGGGGTGACACTCTCGGGGGGCGAGCGCCAGCGCGTCTGCCTCGCCCGCGCGATCCTCCTCAACCCGCCGATCATGCTCCTCGACGAGGCCACCTCGGCGCTCGACACGCGCAGCGAAGAGTTGATTCAGCAGGCGCTCGAGAAAGCGCTGCAGGGGAAAACCTCGATCATCATCGCCCACCGTCTCGCGACGGTCCGCCACGCCGACCGCATCATCGTGCTCGACAACGGCCGGATTGTCGGCGAGGGGACGCACGAGGCGCTGCTGGAGAGTTCGCCGCTCTACGGCGAGCTGGCCCGCAAACAACTGCTCACCTGA
- a CDS encoding efflux RND transporter permease subunit: MSLITSSIRFPVTVIVGVLIVLIGGIVALTRVPVQLTPEVERPVVTVTTTWVGASPGEIEKEIIEKQEEYLKSVEGLLEMSSESQDSRGTITLEFPAGTDLTGAVIRVTNKLNEVPSYPATADRPVVTTSGQLEGAIAWFAVKPDSAGVYVPHQQAVIEDMVKPRLERVEGVASINIFGGLERELHVTFDPDRLASTGIAIDQLAEALRADNRDISGGDFAEGKRRYVVRTISRYETPEQVEQTVVTVRNGVPIRVGDLAGVELTYQKPAAMVRHLGVPSIAFNAQRRVGANVMEVMDGLMAQIDIINREILHPRGMHIENVYRETVYIDSAIDLVLSNIYVGGLLAILTLFIFLRSASAVLVIALSIPISIISTFLAMALFGRTMNVISLAGMAFAVGMVVDSAIVVLENIYRHMQLGKSRWRAASDAAREVWGALLASTVTTVAVFIPIMFVKEQAGQLFQDIAIAISTAIIVSLAVSVTVIPSLSARMLRVSTKLTAGDETQGWLARLAARVASFVDYVNARGRRRLVTIGAILTVAMGLTVALIPPSEYLPTGNQNLVFGVMLPPPGYNLDEMVQAGQTIEAQIRPLWEADAETADTLPGGGIDNFFFVALPNQAFMGMRGRAPQRGAELVPVANQALWSIPGAIGFAAQASLFGGGFAGTRSVRIDVTGPDLPKVLQIAQQVFVQVPQVLPGANARPIPGLDLGNPEVRIYPDRVRAADVGFDASAIGRSVNALVDGAIVSEYFLDGREIDLLVKGRDDWSRHTQDIALLPLATPTGRVVTVGDVAEVRQEQGPVQINHVERQRTVSIETVLPDGIALEDAVRRLEEQVVQPMRAQGQIGGLFDINLSGTADDLSRLRDEMMTDFHIAIILTYLLLVALFQSFTYPFVVMLTVPLATFGGVLGLDIVQMVDPSQQLDILTMLGFVILVGTVVNNSILIVHQGLNFMREGWDQRAAIKESVRVRVRPIFMTTGTTVLGMMPLIIMPGAGSELYRGIGAVVVGGLAVSTLVTLVLTPLVFSYAIELVVKVRSLLGLSERAVGAVPSLEGE, translated from the coding sequence GTGAGCCTGATTACCTCCTCGATCCGATTCCCGGTCACCGTCATCGTCGGCGTGCTCATCGTTCTCATCGGCGGCATCGTGGCGCTGACCCGCGTCCCGGTGCAACTCACGCCCGAGGTGGAACGCCCCGTCGTAACCGTCACCACCACCTGGGTCGGTGCGTCGCCGGGCGAAATTGAAAAAGAGATCATCGAGAAGCAGGAGGAGTATCTCAAATCGGTCGAGGGGCTGCTCGAGATGAGTTCGGAATCGCAGGACAGCCGGGGGACGATCACGCTGGAGTTCCCGGCGGGCACCGACCTGACGGGCGCGGTCATCCGCGTGACCAACAAATTGAACGAGGTGCCGTCCTACCCGGCCACCGCCGATCGGCCGGTGGTGACCACCTCGGGGCAGTTGGAGGGGGCCATCGCCTGGTTCGCCGTCAAGCCCGATTCGGCCGGCGTCTATGTCCCGCATCAGCAGGCGGTGATCGAGGACATGGTCAAGCCGCGCCTGGAGCGCGTCGAAGGAGTGGCGTCGATCAACATCTTCGGCGGACTCGAGCGGGAACTGCACGTGACGTTCGACCCCGACCGCCTGGCCTCGACCGGAATTGCGATCGACCAGTTGGCCGAGGCGCTCCGCGCGGACAACCGGGACATCTCCGGCGGCGACTTCGCGGAGGGCAAGCGCCGCTACGTCGTCCGGACCATCTCGCGCTACGAGACCCCGGAGCAGGTGGAGCAGACGGTGGTGACGGTGCGCAACGGCGTGCCGATCCGCGTCGGCGACCTGGCGGGGGTGGAGCTGACGTATCAGAAGCCTGCCGCCATGGTGCGCCACCTGGGCGTGCCCTCGATCGCTTTCAACGCCCAGCGCCGTGTCGGCGCCAACGTGATGGAGGTGATGGACGGGCTCATGGCGCAGATCGACATCATCAACCGCGAGATTCTGCACCCGCGCGGCATGCACATCGAAAACGTCTACCGCGAAACCGTCTACATCGACTCGGCCATCGACCTCGTCCTCTCGAACATCTACGTCGGCGGGTTGCTCGCCATACTCACGCTGTTCATCTTCCTGCGCTCCGCCTCGGCCGTGCTGGTGATTGCGCTGTCCATTCCCATTTCGATCATCTCGACCTTCCTCGCCATGGCGCTCTTCGGCCGGACCATGAACGTGATTTCGCTCGCGGGCATGGCGTTCGCGGTCGGGATGGTGGTCGACAGCGCCATTGTCGTGCTCGAGAATATCTACCGCCACATGCAGCTCGGCAAGTCGCGGTGGCGGGCCGCCTCCGATGCCGCCCGCGAGGTCTGGGGCGCCCTGCTCGCCTCGACCGTCACGACCGTCGCCGTCTTCATCCCCATCATGTTCGTCAAGGAGCAGGCCGGCCAGTTGTTCCAGGATATCGCGATCGCCATTTCCACGGCTATCATCGTGTCGCTCGCGGTCTCGGTCACCGTCATCCCCTCGCTGTCGGCTCGGATGCTGAGGGTGTCGACCAAACTGACCGCGGGGGATGAGACGCAAGGGTGGCTGGCGCGCCTGGCCGCGAGAGTCGCGAGTTTCGTGGACTACGTCAACGCCCGGGGCCGCCGCCGGCTGGTGACCATCGGCGCCATCCTGACGGTGGCCATGGGGCTCACGGTGGCGCTCATACCGCCGAGCGAATACCTCCCCACGGGAAACCAGAATCTCGTCTTCGGCGTCATGCTCCCCCCGCCCGGCTACAACCTCGACGAGATGGTCCAGGCCGGCCAGACCATCGAGGCGCAGATTCGTCCCCTCTGGGAGGCCGACGCGGAGACGGCCGACACTCTGCCGGGCGGCGGCATCGACAACTTCTTCTTCGTGGCGCTGCCGAACCAGGCGTTCATGGGCATGCGCGGGCGGGCGCCGCAGCGCGGAGCGGAACTGGTCCCGGTGGCCAACCAGGCCCTGTGGTCCATCCCCGGCGCGATCGGCTTCGCCGCCCAGGCCTCGCTCTTCGGCGGTGGGTTCGCGGGCACCCGGTCGGTGCGCATCGACGTGACCGGTCCGGACCTCCCCAAAGTCCTCCAGATCGCCCAGCAGGTTTTTGTCCAGGTCCCGCAGGTGCTGCCGGGAGCGAACGCCCGCCCCATCCCGGGGCTCGACCTCGGCAACCCGGAGGTCCGCATCTACCCCGACCGCGTCCGGGCCGCCGACGTCGGCTTTGACGCCTCCGCGATCGGCCGCTCCGTCAATGCCCTCGTCGACGGAGCCATTGTCAGCGAGTATTTCCTCGACGGACGCGAGATCGACCTGCTCGTGAAGGGACGCGACGATTGGAGCCGCCACACGCAGGACATCGCCTTGCTGCCGCTCGCCACTCCCACCGGGCGGGTGGTGACGGTCGGCGACGTCGCCGAGGTGCGTCAGGAACAGGGTCCGGTCCAGATCAACCATGTCGAGCGACAGCGGACCGTGTCGATCGAAACGGTGCTCCCCGACGGCATCGCTCTGGAGGACGCCGTGCGCCGGCTGGAGGAACAGGTGGTGCAGCCGATGCGCGCGCAGGGGCAGATCGGCGGCCTGTTCGACATCAATCTCTCCGGGACGGCCGATGATCTGAGCCGGCTGCGCGACGAAATGATGACCGACTTCCACATCGCCATCATCCTCACCTACCTCCTCTTGGTGGCCCTCTTCCAGTCGTTCACGTACCCGTTCGTAGTCATGCTGACGGTGCCCCTGGCGACCTTCGGCGGCGTGCTGGGCCTCGACATCGTGCAGATGGTCGATCCCTCCCAGCAGCTTGACATCCTGACCATGCTCGGCTTCGTGATTCTCGTGGGCACGGTCGTGAACAACTCGATCCTCATCGTGCACCAGGGCCTCAACTTCATGCGCGAAGGGTGGGATCAGCGGGCCGCGATCAAGGAGTCGGTGCGCGTGCGCGTGCGGCCGATCTTCATGACCACCGGCACGACCGTGCTCGGCATGATGCCGCTCATCATCATGCCCGGCGCCGGATCGGAACTGTACCGGGGGATCGGCGCCGTGGTCGTCGGCGGCCTCGCCGTCTCCACCCTGGTGACGCTCGTGCTGACGCCGCTCGTATTCTCGTACGCCATCGAGCTCGTGGTGAAGGTGCGGAGCCTGCTCGGGTTGTCGGAGCGGGCGGTCGGCGCGGTTCCGAGCCTTGAGGGCGAGTGA
- a CDS encoding efflux RND transporter periplasmic adaptor subunit yields MKKRLIGRALVSTAVLMLPVLTSAQGAPPTLVVTDSVRQMEFHDQISLTGRTEAWVTSRVVAEVSGRVEAIAAGEGAAVQKDQTLVMIDGERMGLALQAKAAEAEQARVRAALAADNLRRAEDLFSRTLISTAAIDSARAGATMAEQSHRQLEAERRRLEVEHDNCTIRAPFSGYTGRKLVDVGEWVSPGTPVFELVDVSTIRVRVDLPERYFGLLSVGSPATIGLSERGGEAVAGRVVGISPNASEDTHTFPVIVEVPNREGQLAGGMLVRATLSLDNKFTGLAVSKDAIIRQGAQTLVYTVHEGKAAPIPVVTTSTNGKMVAVRSEALRAGTPVVVRGNERIYPGAAVMIADGSRQANPPKAAPQTNQ; encoded by the coding sequence ATGAAAAAACGGCTTATCGGGCGGGCGCTGGTGTCGACAGCGGTCCTCATGCTCCCCGTCCTGACATCGGCGCAGGGGGCGCCGCCGACTCTGGTCGTCACCGACTCGGTGCGGCAGATGGAGTTCCACGACCAAATCTCGCTTACCGGCCGGACCGAAGCGTGGGTCACCAGCCGGGTCGTCGCCGAGGTGAGCGGCCGGGTCGAGGCGATCGCGGCCGGCGAAGGGGCGGCGGTTCAGAAAGACCAGACGCTGGTCATGATCGATGGCGAGCGCATGGGGCTGGCGCTGCAGGCCAAGGCCGCGGAAGCGGAGCAGGCCCGCGTGCGGGCCGCGCTGGCGGCCGACAACCTGCGCCGCGCGGAGGATCTCTTCAGCCGCACTCTGATCTCCACGGCCGCTATTGACTCGGCCCGCGCCGGGGCCACCATGGCCGAGCAAAGCCACCGGCAACTCGAGGCGGAGCGACGGCGGCTCGAAGTCGAGCACGACAACTGCACGATCCGGGCGCCGTTCTCCGGCTATACGGGCCGCAAGCTGGTCGACGTCGGCGAGTGGGTGAGCCCGGGAACGCCGGTGTTCGAACTGGTCGACGTCTCAACCATCCGCGTTCGGGTCGATCTGCCCGAGCGTTACTTCGGCCTGCTCTCGGTCGGCAGTCCAGCGACCATCGGCCTGAGCGAGCGCGGCGGCGAGGCGGTGGCCGGGCGTGTGGTCGGGATTTCCCCGAATGCGTCGGAAGATACTCACACGTTCCCGGTTATCGTTGAGGTGCCCAACCGCGAGGGGCAGCTCGCCGGCGGCATGCTGGTGCGGGCCACCCTCTCGCTGGACAACAAGTTCACCGGACTGGCCGTCTCCAAAGACGCCATCATCCGCCAGGGGGCACAGACTCTCGTCTACACCGTGCACGAAGGGAAGGCGGCGCCGATCCCGGTCGTCACTACCTCGACCAATGGCAAGATGGTGGCGGTGCGGAGCGAGGCTCTCCGGGCGGGGACACCGGTGGTCGTGCGGGGGAACGAGCGCATTTACCCGGGCGCGGCGGTTATGATAGCGGACGGCAGCCGTCAGGCGAATCCGCCCAAAGCCGCGCCCCAAACCAACCAGTAA
- a CDS encoding S8 family serine peptidase, which yields MTTRNRLLAFVLLLLVGSACPRGAAVAEALPGQALVRVDPDQNLGCILTGTGIVIADSIPGSRLYLVRFSPTVSFDTKRQDLAGRPGISAVWANEPMHLVETHQMSIGVPEDEVPVFVRGVEPQNYYAQPAAYSIGLDSALLVSRGAGVRIAVIDGGVDCSHPLFADLNDSLARDFVDNDADPSEGPGTLRGHGTFVAGLIRLAAPEAELMVVRAFTGDGVSTTFQVAQALDWAVSHGAGVVNMSFGTAADNGVLAQACARAVQAGAVLAASVGNDGIVTPMYPASYPYVLAVTAIDTLDLAASFSNGSPEADVCAPGVDIYSALPAPYYWGTWSGTSFSTPLVTAVAGLVRAVRPTLTPQEMETHIRSTAARELAWGTVAPPDLFYGYGRLDAFTAVLLFRLGDMDNSGVVDVVDLNTVTAMATTGATPPNSIRRQGDINSDGTVDAEDVVELSDELFGGDQ from the coding sequence GTGACAACTCGAAACCGTCTTCTCGCGTTCGTTCTCCTCTTGCTGGTCGGATCGGCCTGTCCGCGGGGCGCCGCCGTGGCCGAGGCGCTTCCCGGCCAGGCTCTCGTCCGCGTCGACCCGGACCAGAACCTCGGCTGCATTCTGACCGGGACAGGCATCGTCATCGCCGACAGCATTCCCGGCTCGCGGCTGTACCTGGTGCGGTTCTCACCGACCGTGTCCTTCGACACCAAGCGGCAGGATCTCGCGGGCCGGCCGGGAATCAGCGCCGTCTGGGCCAATGAGCCGATGCACCTGGTGGAGACCCACCAGATGAGCATCGGCGTTCCGGAAGACGAAGTTCCCGTTTTCGTGCGGGGGGTGGAACCGCAGAACTACTATGCCCAGCCGGCCGCCTATTCGATCGGGCTCGACTCGGCCCTCCTCGTCTCGCGGGGCGCGGGCGTGCGCATCGCGGTCATCGACGGCGGCGTGGACTGCAGCCATCCGCTTTTCGCCGACCTGAACGACTCTCTGGCCCGCGATTTTGTGGACAACGACGCCGACCCCAGCGAGGGTCCGGGGACGCTGCGCGGGCACGGCACGTTTGTGGCCGGTCTCATCCGGCTGGCCGCCCCGGAGGCCGAGTTAATGGTGGTGCGGGCGTTCACCGGCGATGGCGTGAGCACGACGTTCCAGGTGGCGCAGGCGCTGGATTGGGCCGTGAGCCATGGCGCGGGCGTCGTCAACATGAGTTTCGGCACCGCCGCCGACAACGGCGTCCTCGCCCAGGCCTGCGCGCGGGCGGTCCAGGCCGGCGCCGTCCTCGCCGCCTCGGTGGGCAACGACGGCATCGTGACCCCCATGTATCCCGCCTCGTACCCGTACGTCCTGGCGGTGACGGCGATTGATACGCTCGACCTCGCTGCCTCGTTTTCCAACGGCAGCCCCGAGGCCGACGTGTGCGCCCCGGGAGTCGACATCTACAGCGCCCTTCCGGCTCCCTATTACTGGGGGACCTGGAGCGGGACGTCGTTCTCGACGCCGCTGGTGACGGCGGTCGCCGGGTTGGTGCGCGCGGTCCGCCCGACCCTCACGCCCCAGGAAATGGAGACGCACATTCGGAGCACGGCGGCCCGCGAACTGGCCTGGGGGACGGTCGCGCCCCCCGACTTGTTCTACGGGTACGGCCGCCTCGATGCCTTCACGGCGGTGCTCCTGTTCCGGCTCGGCGACATGGATAACTCCGGGGTGGTGGACGTGGTGGACCTGAACACGGTGACCGCCATGGCGACCACCGGAGCCACGCCGCCGAACAGCATCCGGCGGCAGGGGGACATCAACAGCGACGGCACGGTCGACGCCGAGGACGTGGTGGAGCTCTCCGATGAGCTCTTCGGCGGCGACCAGTAG